In a genomic window of Carassius carassius chromosome 43, fCarCar2.1, whole genome shotgun sequence:
- the fgl2b gene encoding uncharacterized protein fgl2b: protein MWLAVFYICGSLLAFSVSHICPETSEDVASWVTLKPLGHCGDEENLCPYQLTLPPLSIQLPRPFRELEKMAKELQDLKEVVNQLRRDCHECKDRHSIQRNGQKEYGEEKKMRPQIPRHNITIKETQSHSGEHVVRILTSTLLQGDTSESEGTIKDGVKRLDHSILKSQEWNIAPRIFPNQGTTDQRSEVSREVKIFNPSLDETPEDISKVKQVLSPTPEESERELKSKQSELIEQSLPRKKEATQSSTHGKQQPNSLRDGLVKNISGILTARIRVQDGPNSNGLSSISRDANTKIMDLSTSAGNRRVVKFPGVGGSPRPKGSYINSRVIKVTNEDRLKKPALVRIHNLQSGDMMVKPEQEEAGFSPVRSGVMRVKETSPRTANTKPGAFSGPTVSTDDQNNQDISRVSGPRTDDGHVLNVASQVAKIMEDNSRIVNKTAITRLPTNRRKENQGDVIHTATNKPFSSVMNQAEQPNTIKEEKKHMGLSESLAAISNEEETSSNLNREDLTFSGIQVENVKYLNPITETNSRQLNSTILNKAHSTFNERTVNPLSPDLKDQMQPGTFIEGANEHIGVNPLSAGTIKKDLPSHSKATLPEKDLVKHTLVPTVKSKLTNSTGSMTRRVQSQVVGHGTRIISVTPLKAPAGEGPFQNSRKNISKIRGVSQDNKRYVMPKPLRHPDRHLTTVISQRVNKLRQPNVMNNMSANKSVGVHSKLSIPVRNTTISWRNGSGIIRPSYIRRSNLQTVPNTTRGFKTKVSTVTQFSSPTGASQQEQTEEIKPIPLAMRSNVLDNKWLKNNSKESQSQPESQNSRNVLDLDMVQQRKNQLRDNSETGSTEDHNNLQSGALNSPTGGKESKIFNLGSDDTSNQPFEVDKISSGKKGPTAPTLKKESSKEPGTNLFTTSTVSFMDTNHKDSPKNIHKVTNTHVEMTKNDSWETPISFERIGATRELELIQFNKDRVLENSGEILPNPNSEDTAQGYSGERYTDPVVLETLTNVEEIQGSKLFTLSPENTAEEFKLHAVSDEVTGSEQVENKIHSTCDSDCNTMSNQQSTAQTRPPVDSRRENVPAQDCADYIMKSRRNGVYSVMPQPKSSMFPVFCDMESTGGGWTLIQHRFDGSTSFNQTWDEYKNGFGKLIGEFWLGNDKIHLLTKAKNMSLRIEIEDFEGIKEYAHYDHFYVANESQQYRLSIGGYSGTAGNAMQFSKKYNHDQKLFTTPDRDNDHYPSGNCGAYYSSGWWFDACMSANLNGRYYQSKYKGLRNGIFWGTWHNITMEYYPTNDRQSFKTVKMMIRPKNYAK from the exons ATGTGGCTTGCTGTGTTTTACATATGTGGAAGTCTGTTAGCATTTTCTGTGTCTCACATCTGCCCAGAGACCTCAGAGGATGTTGCTTCATGGGTAACGCTGAAGCCCCTGGGGCACTGCGGGGACGAGGAGAACTTGTGCCCTTATCAACTCACCCTCCCTCCTCTCTCCATACAGCTTCCCAGGCCTTTTAGGGAGCTGGAGAAAATGGCCAAAGAGCTGCAGGACCTAAAGGAAGTTGTTAACCAGCTAAGGAGGGACTGCCACGAATGTAAGGACAGACATAGTATCCAGAGAAATGGACAGAAAGAATACGGCGAGGAAAAGAAAATGAGACCTCAAATTCCAAGGCATAACATCACCATTAAGGAAACACAAAGCCATAGTGGAGAACACGTTGTCCGGATCTTAACTTCAACCTTACTGCAAGGAGACACTTCAGAAAGTGAGGGAACCATCAAGGATGGTGTAAAGAGGCTTGATCATTCCATTTTGAAAAGTCAGGAATGGAACATTGCCCCAAGGATTTTTCCAAACCAAGGCACCACAGATCAGAGGTCTGAGGTGAGCAGAGAAGTAAAAATATTTAACCCCTCACTTGACGAGACACCTGAGGACATATCCAAGGTCAAACAGGTGCTCTCGCCTACACCTGAGGAGTCAGAGAGGGAACTGAAGTCTAAGCAAAGTGAATTAATAGAACAGTCCCTTCCTAGAAAAAAGGAAGCCACACAATCCTCAACCCATGGGAAACAGCAGCCAAACAGTCTCAGAGATGGACTTGTAAAGAACATCAGTGGCATCCTGACGGCGAGAATAAGAGTGCAGGATGGGCCTAATTCGAATGGATTAAGCAGCATTTCAAGGGATGCAAACACTAAGATAATGGATTTAAGCACATCAGCTGGGAACAGAAGGGTTGTTAAGTTTCCTGGAGTAGGTGGATCACCGAGGCCAAAGGGATCCTACATAAACAGTAGAGTTATTAAGGTTACCAATGAAGACAGACTGAAGAAACCTGCTTTGGTGAGGATCCACAATCTACAGTCTGGAGACATGATGGTCAAGCCTGAGCAAGAAGAGGCTGGATTTTCCCCAGTGAGAAGTGGGGTTATGAGGGTCAAGGAAACAAGTCCTCGTACAGCAAACACAAAACCTGGTGCATTTAGTGGGCCAACCGTATCAACAGATGACCAAAACAATCAAGACATCAGTAGGGTTTCTGGTCCCAGAACAGATGATGGACATGTCCTGAACGTTGCAAGCCAAGTAGCTAAAATTATGGAGGACAATTCAAGAATAGTCAACAAGACTGCGATTACAAGACTCCCAACAAATCGGAGGAAGGAAAACCAGGGTGATGTGATTCACACAGCAACAAATAAGCCATTCTCTAGTGTTATGAACCAAGCTGAACAGCCAAACACaattaaagaggaaaaaaagcaCATGGGACTGAGTGAAAGTCTGGCAGCTATTAGTAATGAGGAAGAGACTAGCTCTAATTTGAATAGAGAAGACTTGACTTTCTCAGGAATACAGGTGGAAAATGTTAAATATCTAAATCCAATTACAGAAACAAATAGCAGACAACTTAATTCCACAATTTTGAACAAGGCTCACAGCACTTTTAATGAAAGGACAGTTAATCCACTGTCTCCAGATCTTAAAGATCAGATGCAGCCAGGCACGTTCATTGAAGGGGCAAATGAGCATATTGGGGTCAACCCGCTGAGTGCAGGTACTATAAAGAAGGACCTACCAAGCCACAGTAAAGCCACCCTCCCGGAAAAAGATCTGGTGAAGCACACCCTTGTCCCAACTGTAAAGAGTAAATTGACTAATAGTACAGGGAGTATGACCAGAAGGGTTCAATCACAAGTAGTAGGCCATGGGACAAGGATAATTTCAGTAACTCCGCTCAAAGCTCCAGCTGGAGAGGGACCATTTCAGAACAGCAGGAAAAACATCAGCAAGATCCGTGGAGTAAGTCAAGACAACAAAAGGTATGTGATGCCAAAACCATTAAGACACCCTGATAGACATCTAACAACTGTGATTTCACAGAGAGTCAACAAACTAAGACAACCTAATGTGATGAACAACATGTCAGCAAACAAAAGTGTTGGGGTACATTCAAAGCTGTCAATCCCAGTCAGAAATACCACTATTTCCTGGAGAAATGGCTCTGGAATTATAAGACCAAGCTATATAAGGAGGTCAAACCTTCAAACTGTGCCAAACACAACCAGAGGCTTCAAGACAAAAGTAAGCACAGTGACTCAATTCTCTAGTCCCACTGGTGCAAGTCAACAAGAACAAACAGAAGAAATCAAACCCATTCCGCTGGCAATGAGGTCAAATGTATTGGATAATAAATGGttaaaaaacaacagtaaagAGTCACAATCACAACCAGAGTCTCAAAATTCAAGGAACGTACTAGATTTGGATATGGTCCAACAAAGGAAGAACCAACTTAGAGACAACAGTGAGACCGGGAGTACCGAGGATCATAACAATCTGCAAAGTGGAGCCTTGAATTCACCTACTGGTGGGAAAGAAAGCAAGATTTTTAATTTGGGATCTGATGATACCAGCAATCAACCATTTGAGGTGGACAAGATTAGCAGTGGAAAGAAAGGACCAACTGCACCAACCTTAAAGAAAGAGTCATCGAAGGAACCAGGAACAAATCTATTTACTACTTCAACAGTATCATTTATGGACACAAACCATAAAGACAGcccaaaaaatattcataaagtGACAAATACACATGTTGAAATGACTAAAAACGATAGTTGGGAAACACCTATAAGCTTTGAAAGAATTGGAGCAACACGAGAACTGGAACTAATTCAATTTAATAAAGACAGAGTGCTAGAAAACTCTGGGGAGATATTACCTAACCCAAACAGCGAGGACACTGCCCAAGGGTACAGTGGAGAGAGGTACACAGATCCAGTTGTTTTGGAAACGCTTACAAATGTTGAAGAAATTCAAGGCTCAAAGCTTTTCACACTCAGCCCTGAGAACACTGCCGAGGAATTTAAATTACATGCAGTCAGTGATGAGGTAACAGGGAGTGAGCAAGTGGAGAACAAGATCCACAGCACCTGTGACAGTGATTGTAACACTATGTCAAACCAACAGTCTACAGCCCAGACCAGGCCCCCAGTAGACTCTAGAAGAG AAAATGTACCTGCACAAGACTGCGCTGATTACATTATGAAGTCCCGAAGGAATGGTGTTTATAGTGTAATGCCGCAACCAAAGAGCAGCATGTTTCCTGTTTTCTGTGACATGGAGTCTACTGGCGGCGGCTGGACTTTGATACAGCATCGCTTTGATGGCAGCACAAGTTTCAATCAAACATGGGACGAGTACAAAAATGGATTTGGTAAACTAATAGGTGAGTTTTGGCTTGGCAATGACAAGATTCACTTGTTGACAAAGGCGAAGAACATGTCATTGAGAATAGAAATCGAAGACTTTGAGGGTATCAAAGAATACGCCCATTATGACCACTTCTATGTGGCCAATGAAAGCCAACAATACCGCCTGTCCATTGGGGGTTACTCTGGTACAGCTGGTAATGCAATGCAGTTTAGTAAGAAGTACAATCACGACCAGAAACTCTTTACGACTCCGGACAGAGACAATGACCATTATCCCTCTGGAAACTGCGGGGCCTATTACAGCTCAGGCTGGTGGTTCGATGCATGCATGTCTGCAAACTTAAATGGGAGATATTATCAATCAAAATACAAAGGGCTACGTAATGGGATATTTTGGGGTACATGGCACAACATTACAATGGAATATTATCCAACCAATGATAGACAATCATTTAAGACTGTTAAAATGATGATTAGACCTAAAAACTATGCCAAGTAA
- the tmem60 gene encoding transmembrane protein 60: MNMSLAQRVLLTWIFTLVFLIMLVLKLDGKIFWSWFLIFLPVWTFDLILLLMLIVKMAGRCRPGFEPRNGAENLKKRVWYLMAMLLKLAFCLTLCAKLEGLMDILVSSVCIPLWALLIGAMAELGYNVFHFRRD, from the coding sequence ATGAACATGTCTCTTGCTCAAAGAGTTCTCCTGACATGGATCTTCACACTTGTATTCCTTATCATGCTGGTCCTCAAGTTGGATGGGAAGATCTTTTGGAGCTGGTTCCTCATCTTCCTTCCTGTCTGGACCTTTGATCTTATTCTCCTCCTCATGCTCATTGTCAAAATGGCAGGCCGGTGCAGGCCGGGCTTTGAGCCTCGCAACGGGGCGGAGAACTTGAAGAAGCGCGTGTGGTACCTCATGGCCATGCTGCTTAAACTGGCATTTTGTCTGACACTCTGTGCCAAATTAGAAGGCCTAATGGACATCTTGGTGAGCTCTGTTTGCATCCCTCTGTGGGCACTGCTCATTGGAGCTATGGCCGAACTGGGCTACAACGTTTTCCACTTTAGAAGAGACTGA